In Fusobacterium perfoetens, a genomic segment contains:
- the dxr gene encoding 1-deoxy-D-xylulose-5-phosphate reductoisomerase — protein sequence MKNITILGSTGSIGTNALEVIRQKRDEFNVVALSGHTNYKLIIEQIEEFNPKYVSIGTEEGFKAIKEKFPEIKLFLGREGLKQLGQLEETDIILTAVSGVIGIEATVEAIKKGKRIALANKETMVAGGVYIRKLLKEYPKAEIIPVDSEHSALFQSLSAGKRKDVKNLIITASGGSFRGKKREELKDITVADALKHPKWSMGKKITIDSSTLVNKGLEVIEAHELFGIDYDRIKVAVHPQSIVHSLVEYNDNAMIAQLGATDMKLPIQLAFTYPEREESKALDVLDLMRVGALTFEEPDMETFKGLPLAYKAGKIGGTMTAVFNAANEVAVELFMKEKIKFLEIYDIIEKAMENHIPEEVKDLETILKADQNTRNWVYEKYGK from the coding sequence ATGAAAAATATAACTATATTAGGGTCAACAGGGAGCATAGGAACAAATGCTCTTGAAGTCATAAGACAAAAAAGAGATGAATTTAATGTAGTTGCACTGAGTGGTCATACAAATTATAAGCTTATAATTGAGCAGATAGAAGAATTTAATCCGAAATATGTATCAATAGGAACAGAAGAAGGATTTAAAGCAATAAAAGAAAAATTTCCTGAAATAAAGTTATTTTTGGGAAGAGAAGGTCTTAAACAATTAGGCCAGCTGGAAGAAACAGATATAATTCTTACAGCAGTAAGTGGAGTTATAGGAATAGAAGCTACAGTTGAAGCTATAAAAAAAGGAAAGCGTATAGCTCTTGCTAATAAAGAGACGATGGTTGCAGGAGGAGTTTATATAAGAAAACTTCTTAAAGAATATCCAAAAGCAGAAATTATTCCTGTGGACAGTGAGCATTCAGCACTTTTCCAATCTCTTTCTGCTGGAAAGAGAAAAGATGTAAAAAATCTTATTATAACAGCCAGTGGTGGTTCTTTTAGAGGTAAAAAGAGAGAAGAACTTAAAGATATAACAGTGGCTGATGCATTAAAACATCCTAAATGGTCAATGGGTAAAAAAATAACAATAGATTCATCAACTCTTGTAAACAAAGGTCTTGAAGTTATAGAAGCCCATGAACTTTTTGGAATAGATTATGACAGAATAAAAGTAGCAGTTCATCCTCAGAGTATTGTTCATTCTCTTGTAGAATATAATGATAATGCAATGATAGCACAACTTGGAGCTACAGACATGAAACTTCCTATACAGCTTGCATTTACTTACCCAGAAAGAGAAGAAAGTAAAGCTCTTGATGTTCTTGATTTAATGAGAGTAGGAGCACTTACTTTTGAAGAACCTGATATGGAAACTTTTAAAGGACTTCCTCTTGCTTATAAAGCAGGAAAAATTGGAGGGACAATGACAGCTGTTTTTAATGCTGCCAATGAAGTTGCAGTAGAGCTTTTTATGAAGGAAAAGATAAAATTCTTAGAGATATATGATATTATTGAAAAAGCTATGGAGAATCATATTCCTGAAGAAGTAAAAGATCTAGAAACAATTTTAAAAGCAGATCAGAATACAAGAAACTGGGTTTATGAAAAATATGGAAAGTAA
- a CDS encoding dTMP kinase yields the protein MGKLIVIEGTDSSGKETQTKKLYERLAAEGMNVMKITFPNYESPACAPVKMYLAGEFGSSALSVNPYPASAMYAIDRYASYKKDWENFYKSGGIVITDRYTQSNMIHQGSKIDSQEEKENYMKWLVDLEFNKMEIPKPDMILFINMPFEFAQELMKNRENKITGEMKKDIHEKDKEYMKKSYINACEIAKSEGWTEILCVKDGKLKTIEEISDDIFNIVKNEVFGG from the coding sequence ATGGGAAAACTAATCGTTATAGAAGGAACAGATTCCAGTGGTAAGGAAACACAGACTAAAAAATTATATGAAAGACTGGCTGCAGAGGGAATGAATGTTATGAAAATAACTTTTCCAAACTATGAAAGTCCAGCATGTGCTCCTGTAAAAATGTATCTTGCAGGAGAATTTGGATCATCTGCATTAAGTGTAAATCCATATCCTGCTTCTGCAATGTATGCTATAGACAGATATGCATCATATAAAAAAGATTGGGAAAATTTTTATAAATCTGGAGGAATAGTTATAACAGATAGATATACTCAGTCAAATATGATTCATCAAGGTTCTAAAATAGATAGTCAAGAAGAAAAAGAAAATTATATGAAATGGCTTGTAGATTTAGAATTTAATAAAATGGAAATTCCAAAACCAGATATGATTCTTTTTATTAATATGCCTTTTGAGTTTGCTCAAGAACTTATGAAAAATAGGGAAAATAAAATTACAGGAGAAATGAAGAAAGACATACATGAAAAAGATAAAGAATATATGAAGAAGTCATATATTAATGCGTGTGAAATTGCAAAGTCTGAAGGTTGGACAGAAATTTTATGTGTAAAAGATGGAAAACTTAAAACTATAGAAGAAATATCAGATGATATTTTTAATATTGTAAAAAATGAAGTTTTTGGAGGATAA
- a CDS encoding M50 family metallopeptidase, whose product MKILISLLVLGIIIMIHELGHFLSAKFFKIPVSEFAVGMGPEVYTYEGKETKYAFRSIPIGGFVNIEGMEPDDDIEGGFNKRNPFVRFVVLFAGVFMNFLLAYMIVFGMTISQGEVVLNPNPVIGAVSEASQNTFKKGDKILKIEDYKVEKWSEIRGIISKLEDKEKPKIVIVERDNKEETLEAKLNQGSDGNYYLGILPDYKIEKLGIGESLKLSARGFVNIFKEILNSFKMIVSGKVSRNDISGPIGIVNIVGEASEQGVFSIIWIMAVLSINVGIFNLLPFPALDGGRIIFVILEMFGIKVNKKVEETVHKVGILILFILIIFITTNDFFNLAGR is encoded by the coding sequence ATGAAGATACTGATTTCCCTGCTTGTGCTGGGAATAATAATAATGATTCATGAACTTGGGCATTTTTTAAGTGCCAAATTTTTTAAAATACCTGTTTCAGAATTTGCTGTAGGAATGGGGCCAGAAGTTTATACTTATGAAGGAAAAGAAACTAAGTATGCATTTAGATCTATTCCAATAGGAGGATTTGTTAATATAGAAGGAATGGAACCTGATGACGATATTGAAGGAGGATTTAACAAAAGAAATCCTTTTGTAAGATTTGTTGTCTTATTTGCAGGAGTTTTTATGAACTTTCTTTTAGCTTATATGATTGTTTTTGGAATGACAATAAGTCAGGGAGAGGTAGTTCTTAATCCAAATCCTGTAATAGGTGCTGTTTCAGAAGCTTCTCAAAATACATTTAAAAAAGGGGATAAAATCCTTAAAATAGAAGACTATAAAGTTGAGAAATGGTCAGAAATAAGAGGAATAATTTCAAAATTAGAAGATAAAGAAAAACCAAAAATAGTTATAGTAGAAAGAGATAATAAAGAAGAAACTCTTGAGGCAAAACTTAATCAAGGGTCAGATGGGAATTATTATCTTGGAATTTTACCAGACTATAAAATAGAAAAATTAGGTATAGGAGAAAGTCTTAAGCTAAGTGCAAGAGGATTTGTAAATATTTTTAAAGAAATACTTAATAGTTTTAAAATGATTGTCTCAGGAAAAGTAAGCAGAAATGATATAAGTGGGCCTATAGGAATAGTAAATATTGTAGGAGAAGCCAGTGAGCAGGGAGTTTTTTCTATAATATGGATAATGGCTGTTTTATCAATAAATGTTGGGATATTTAATCTTCTACCTTTTCCTGCTTTAGATGGAGGAAGAATAATTTTTGTTATACTTGAAATGTTTGGTATAAAAGTTAATAAAAAGGTTGAAGAAACAGTTCACAAGGTAGGAATACTTATATTATTCATTTTGATTATTTTTATTACTACAAATGATTTTTTTAACCTTGCTGGAAGATAG
- a CDS encoding sigma-54-dependent transcriptional regulator has translation MKKSILAISERKEVLKELRKELLKYYEVITFNNLLDGLDMLRESDFDVVILDQYLTWFNFSDAKKKLNGVGKEFVTIGLIDEETDEVLEELDKAGIYSYAVKPINGEAIVKLIKPALVNVETIKKYKKLKEKVTELEEQKEIVGQSIKIKEVKSKIDKIASTDLPILITGEGGVGKTLVAREIYRKSDRRKKDYVTMNCGTMTSETLERELFGYERGAFPGAISSKKGILEEIDGGTLFLDEIAGIDIKIQTKILRVIEYGEYKRVGGTRAKRVDVRFIVSTDKDLRDEIEKGKFRKDLYHRLTGFKVEVPPLRERKEDIPLLSNYFINGIAKDLNRPIPVLSGEVMKYLMEYSFPGNIRELRNMLERMIILSDEKIIGVENLPLEIKMKSDTVENKTVIGLGPLKDILEKEIFSLDDVERVVIAMALQRTRWNKQETAKILGIGRTTLYEKIRKYKLDDK, from the coding sequence ATGAAAAAATCGATTTTGGCTATTTCAGAAAGAAAAGAGGTATTAAAAGAGCTTAGAAAAGAACTGTTAAAGTATTATGAAGTTATAACTTTCAATAATCTTTTAGATGGACTTGATATGCTTAGAGAAAGTGACTTTGATGTTGTAATATTAGATCAGTATTTAACATGGTTTAATTTCTCAGATGCTAAGAAAAAATTAAATGGTGTGGGGAAAGAATTTGTTACTATTGGATTAATTGATGAAGAAACAGATGAAGTTCTTGAAGAACTTGATAAAGCAGGAATTTATAGCTATGCTGTAAAACCAATAAACGGAGAGGCTATTGTAAAATTAATTAAGCCTGCTCTTGTAAATGTTGAAACTATAAAAAAATATAAAAAATTAAAAGAAAAAGTAACTGAGCTTGAAGAACAAAAGGAAATTGTAGGGCAGTCTATAAAAATAAAAGAAGTTAAATCTAAAATAGATAAAATTGCTTCAACAGATCTTCCTATATTAATTACAGGTGAGGGAGGAGTTGGAAAAACTCTTGTAGCAAGAGAGATTTACAGAAAAAGTGACAGAAGAAAGAAAGATTATGTTACTATGAACTGTGGAACAATGACAAGTGAAACTCTTGAAAGAGAACTTTTTGGTTATGAAAGAGGAGCTTTCCCAGGAGCAATTTCAAGTAAAAAAGGTATTCTTGAGGAAATAGATGGAGGAACTCTATTCTTAGATGAAATTGCTGGAATAGATATTAAAATTCAAACTAAAATTTTAAGAGTTATAGAGTATGGTGAGTATAAAAGAGTTGGAGGAACAAGAGCAAAAAGAGTAGATGTAAGATTTATTGTTTCTACTGACAAAGACTTAAGAGATGAAATAGAAAAAGGAAAATTCAGAAAAGATTTATACCATAGATTAACTGGATTTAAAGTAGAAGTTCCACCTTTAAGAGAAAGAAAAGAAGATATTCCTTTACTTTCTAACTATTTTATAAATGGAATAGCAAAAGATCTTAACAGACCTATTCCAGTTCTTTCAGGTGAAGTTATGAAATATTTAATGGAATATTCATTCCCTGGAAATATAAGAGAATTAAGAAATATGCTTGAAAGAATGATAATTTTATCTGATGAAAAAATTATTGGAGTGGAAAATCTTCCTCTTGAAATAAAAATGAAATCAGATACAGTTGAAAATAAAACTGTTATAGGATTAGGACCTTTAAAAGATATTCTTGAAAAAGAAATATTCAGTCTTGATGATGTTGAAAGAGTTGTTATTGCTATGGCTCTTCAAAGAACTAGATGGAATAAACAAGAAACAGCTAAAATACTTGGAATAGGAAGAACAACATTATACGAAAAAATAAGAAAATACAAATTAGATGACAAATAA
- a CDS encoding peptidylprolyl isomerase, whose amino-acid sequence MAIRKFRSKMKPIVIVITLAFALSSLIAAYYSMSSQLSMKNYAFKVNGEKVDAVNIARAKNMISANLQNRGDDKIIETLAVDQAVEDELVQQMADNLKIKVSGSDVNKEYEAIENRVKDKEQFKRMLQAQGYTKASFKKEIERSLKRMKVLEMFAENAKVSDEDVLKMYNENKYTMFSGADFETIKDGLKKSLMQTEGNREFYKELQRMKKNMKLDDIRDQFVGFEEKVQTTKDGVDFTNVDYSKVYVQFLAGGVKPEDAAAQIDQALSYQAKILNKAKEYNVETDEELPVLIRVEDAYEGLAEKFKSQVKYTNEDLMKYFKENKAKYDVYPSADAYIAVLKPEPSQADKDAAKAKAEKIMKTVTTENFAAKAKSESDCPSASRGGDLDWFGKGQMVPEFEKAAFSGKKGEIYPEIVGTDFGQHIIYVTDKNEAEDKVKASHILVAYKVSDTTMNETLKEVQSAGEKISSGEISFKDLPRDKYTGGSLFENISETGYIPGIGFNEELAKAIYKAPLQKVEVLKSGDNIFLFQKTRENKYQSAEFSQVKDRVINEYVNQKSLEKLNSVFEK is encoded by the coding sequence ATGGCAATCAGAAAATTCAGAAGTAAAATGAAGCCTATTGTAATAGTTATTACATTAGCATTTGCTTTATCATCATTAATAGCTGCATACTACTCAATGTCATCTCAGCTTTCAATGAAAAATTATGCTTTTAAAGTAAATGGAGAAAAAGTTGATGCAGTTAATATAGCAAGAGCAAAAAATATGATTTCAGCAAATCTTCAAAACAGAGGAGATGATAAAATCATAGAAACTTTAGCAGTGGATCAGGCAGTAGAAGACGAGCTTGTTCAACAAATGGCTGATAACTTGAAAATTAAAGTATCAGGTTCAGATGTAAATAAAGAATACGAAGCTATAGAAAACAGAGTAAAAGATAAGGAACAGTTTAAAAGAATGCTTCAGGCTCAAGGATATACTAAAGCTTCTTTTAAAAAAGAGATTGAAAGATCACTAAAAAGAATGAAAGTTTTAGAAATGTTTGCAGAGAATGCTAAAGTAAGTGATGAAGATGTTTTAAAAATGTATAATGAAAATAAGTATACTATGTTTTCAGGAGCAGATTTTGAAACTATAAAAGATGGATTAAAAAAATCTTTAATGCAGACAGAAGGAAACAGAGAGTTTTATAAAGAACTTCAAAGAATGAAAAAAAATATGAAACTTGATGATATAAGAGATCAGTTTGTAGGATTTGAAGAAAAAGTTCAGACTACAAAAGATGGTGTGGATTTCACAAATGTAGATTACAGTAAAGTGTATGTGCAATTCCTTGCAGGAGGGGTAAAACCTGAAGATGCAGCAGCTCAAATAGATCAGGCATTATCATATCAGGCTAAAATACTTAATAAAGCTAAGGAATATAATGTAGAAACAGATGAAGAACTTCCTGTTTTAATAAGAGTTGAAGATGCTTATGAAGGGCTTGCTGAGAAATTTAAATCACAAGTAAAATATACAAATGAAGACTTAATGAAATATTTTAAAGAAAATAAAGCTAAATATGATGTATATCCTTCAGCAGATGCCTATATAGCAGTTTTAAAACCTGAACCTTCTCAGGCAGATAAAGATGCAGCTAAAGCTAAAGCAGAAAAAATTATGAAAACTGTAACAACAGAAAATTTTGCAGCTAAAGCAAAATCTGAATCAGATTGTCCTAGTGCTTCAAGAGGAGGAGATCTTGATTGGTTTGGTAAAGGTCAAATGGTTCCTGAATTTGAAAAAGCAGCTTTCAGTGGAAAAAAAGGAGAAATCTATCCTGAAATAGTAGGAACAGATTTTGGTCAACATATAATATATGTAACAGATAAAAATGAAGCAGAGGATAAAGTAAAAGCAAGTCATATTCTTGTAGCTTATAAAGTATCTGATACTACTATGAATGAAACATTGAAAGAAGTTCAGAGTGCAGGAGAAAAAATTTCTTCAGGAGAAATAAGTTTTAAAGATCTTCCTAGAGATAAATATACAGGAGGAAGTTTATTTGAAAATATAAGTGAAACAGGTTATATTCCTGGAATAGGATTCAATGAAGAGCTTGCAAAAGCTATTTATAAAGCTCCTCTTCAAAAGGTAGAAGTTTTAAAATCTGGTGACAACATATTCTTATTCCAAAAAACAAGAGAAAACAAATATCAATCAGCTGAATTTTCTCAAGTGAAAGACAGAGTAATAAATGAATATGTAAATCAAAAATCTCTTGAAAAACTAAATTCTGTATTTGAAAAATAA
- a CDS encoding HrgC protein, with translation MAVEINLQKGDLIKKGFVGFSWTTFFFGFFVPLFRGDWLWLVIMLLLGFASCGIANIILAFLYNKFYTSRLLENGWYPADDFSRNMLINKGILKN, from the coding sequence ATGGCAGTAGAAATAAATTTACAAAAAGGAGATTTAATTAAAAAAGGATTTGTAGGATTCAGTTGGACTACATTTTTCTTTGGATTCTTCGTTCCATTATTTAGAGGAGACTGGTTATGGCTTGTTATAATGCTACTTTTAGGATTTGCAAGCTGTGGAATAGCAAATATTATACTAGCCTTTCTATATAATAAATTTTATACAAGCAGGCTTTTAGAAAATGGATGGTATCCTGCTGATGATTTTTCAAGAAATATGTTAATAAATAAGGGGATTTTAAAAAATTAA
- the dnaG gene encoding DNA primase, with protein sequence MKYRSEDIDNLINQLKIEEVVGEVVELKKSGANYKGLCPFHQDTTPSFSVSPSKNICKCFSCGAGGNPVKFYSEYYKIPFEEAAEQLAKKYNIPLRAYRINSRQEKENDKYYRIMNEAHRFFQDKIFENEGRGALEYLAGRGVNPKFIRENELGFAPNSWNELYDYLVVKGFNKEDILSLGLAKEGDKGIYDAFRNRIMFPIYSPQGSIIAFGGRTLENNKEIPKYINSPDTPIFKKGKNLYGIKEKGNILRKKNYSLLMEGYMDVLSAHLYGFDVALASLGTAFTLEQGQLLKRYTNNVILSLDMDKAGQSATEKTAFILKNLGFNIRVLNFQNAKDPDEFLKKYGKEEFLKAVKNSLEIFDFLYEMYSKEYDLSNIMSKQKFIERFKEFFQNVESDLEKTLYLDKLSKAVNIDKSILQNILIDNNNYREMKSSTYYEEREQKDKNVAANTLEDITIELILANIDYYEYFKDKNAETPLCRKMFDFFKKMKEANIEDMSGKSLKEYLNSGIFSQAEAEKIFMLNMYSITDYSDMKKRETDLKEIFVSWFRKELKSAQEARGNIMVYLKLKKIEEELYFDLSFNEILEKYEKFKNILLGNNIL encoded by the coding sequence ATGAAATATAGATCGGAAGATATTGACAATTTAATAAACCAGTTAAAAATAGAAGAAGTGGTTGGAGAAGTAGTTGAGCTGAAAAAATCTGGAGCAAACTACAAAGGTCTTTGTCCTTTTCATCAGGATACTACTCCTTCTTTTTCGGTTAGTCCGAGCAAAAACATATGTAAATGTTTTTCTTGCGGAGCAGGTGGGAATCCTGTGAAATTTTATTCAGAATATTATAAAATACCTTTTGAAGAAGCAGCTGAACAGCTTGCTAAAAAATATAATATTCCTTTAAGAGCATATAGAATAAATAGCAGGCAAGAAAAGGAAAATGATAAATATTATAGAATAATGAATGAGGCTCACAGATTTTTTCAAGATAAAATTTTTGAAAATGAAGGAAGAGGAGCCTTGGAATATCTTGCAGGAAGAGGAGTTAATCCTAAATTTATAAGAGAAAATGAACTTGGTTTTGCTCCAAATAGTTGGAATGAACTTTATGATTATCTTGTAGTGAAAGGATTTAATAAAGAGGATATTCTTTCTTTAGGACTAGCAAAAGAAGGGGATAAAGGAATATATGATGCTTTTAGAAACAGAATAATGTTTCCTATTTATTCCCCTCAGGGAAGCATCATTGCTTTTGGTGGAAGAACTTTAGAAAATAACAAAGAAATTCCTAAATATATAAACTCTCCAGATACTCCAATATTTAAAAAAGGAAAAAATCTTTATGGAATAAAGGAAAAAGGGAATATTCTTAGAAAAAAGAATTACTCGCTTCTTATGGAAGGATATATGGATGTATTATCAGCTCATCTCTATGGTTTTGATGTTGCTCTTGCATCCTTAGGAACGGCTTTTACTTTAGAACAGGGACAGCTTTTAAAGCGTTATACTAATAATGTCATATTGTCTCTTGATATGGATAAAGCAGGACAAAGTGCTACAGAAAAAACAGCCTTTATTCTTAAAAATTTAGGCTTTAATATAAGAGTGCTGAACTTTCAAAATGCAAAAGATCCTGACGAATTTTTAAAGAAATATGGTAAAGAAGAGTTTCTGAAAGCAGTAAAAAACTCTCTTGAAATTTTTGACTTTCTTTATGAAATGTATTCAAAAGAATATGATTTATCAAATATAATGTCAAAGCAAAAATTCATAGAAAGATTTAAGGAATTTTTTCAGAATGTAGAATCAGATCTTGAAAAAACTCTCTATCTTGATAAATTATCAAAAGCTGTTAATATAGATAAATCAATACTTCAAAATATACTTATAGACAATAATAATTACAGAGAGATGAAGTCTTCTACATATTACGAAGAAAGAGAACAAAAAGATAAAAATGTAGCGGCCAATACTCTTGAAGATATAACAATAGAACTCATACTAGCAAATATAGATTATTATGAGTACTTTAAAGATAAAAATGCTGAGACTCCTCTGTGCAGAAAAATGTTTGATTTTTTCAAAAAAATGAAGGAAGCAAATATAGAGGATATGAGTGGAAAATCTCTGAAAGAATATTTAAATTCAGGGATATTTTCTCAGGCAGAAGCTGAAAAAATTTTTATGCTGAATATGTATTCAATAACAGATTATAGTGACATGAAAAAAAGAGAAACAGATTTAAAAGAAATTTTTGTGTCATGGTTCAGAAAGGAATTAAAATCAGCACAGGAAGCAAGAGGAAATATAATGGTGTATTTAAAACTTAAAAAGATAGAAGAAGAACTTTATTTTGACTTAAGTTTTAATGAAATTTTAGAAAAGTATGAAAAGTTTAAAAATATTTTATTAGGAAATAATATATTATAG